In the genome of Streptomyces violaceoruber, the window CTCGTCCGCAACGGCCACACCGAGGCCGCCGTCGACCTGGCCCGCCTCGCGGGACTGCGTCCGGCCGGCGCCATCGTGGAGATCGCCGGTGAGGACGGGCGCATGCTGCGGCTGCCCGAGCTGATCCCGTTCGCCCGCAAGCACGGCCTGACGATCATCTCCATCGAGGACCTCATCGCCTACCGGCGCAGCGCGGAACCCACCGTCCGCCGCGAGGCCGAGGTACGGCTGCCCACGAAGCACGGCGAGTTCACGGCGTACGGCTACCGCTCCACCGTCGACGGCGTCGAGCACATCGCCCTCGTGCACGGCGAGATCGGCGACGGCGAGGACGTCCTGGTCCGCGTCCACTCCGAGTGCCTCACGGGCGACGTCTTCGGCTCCCAGCGCTGCGACTGCGGCCCCCAGCTCGACGCCTCCCTGGACCGCATCCAGGCCGAGGGCCGGGGAGTCGTCGTCTACCTGCGCGGCCACGAGGGGCGCGGCATCGGCCTGATGTCCAAGCTGCGCGCCTACGAACTCCAGGAGCGCGGCCGGGACACCCTCGACGCCAACCTGGAACTCGGCCTGCCCGCCGACGCCCGCGACTACGGCGCAGGCGCGCAGATCCTCGCCGACCTCGGCGTGCGAGCCGTCCGCCTCCTGACCAACAACCCGGACAAGAGCGACGCCCTCGAACGGCACGGCATCACGGTCACCGGCCGCGAGCCCATGCCCGTCCAGGCCGGCGAGCACAACCTCCGCTACCTGCGCACCAAGCGGGACCGGATGGGACACGACCTGCCCTGGCTGGACACGACCCCCGTGTCCACCTGCGGCAACCAGTAAGCACGTACGACGAGGAGACACGTGAGCGGCAAGGGTGCACCGGAACTGTCCGTACGCAACGTCGGAGACCTCAGGGTCGCCGTGATCGCGTCGCAGTGGCACGACAAGGTGATGGACGGACTGGTCGACGGCGCCCTGCGCGCCCTGCACGAGCTGGGGATCGACGAGCCGACCCTGCTCAGGGTCCCCGGCAGCTTCGAACTGCCGGTGGTCGCCAAGGTCCTCGCGGGCCGCGGCTACGACGCGATCGTCGCCCTCGGCGTCGTCATCCGCGGCGGCACCCCCCACTTCGACTACGTCTGCCAGGGCGTCACCCAGGGCCTGGTCCAGGTCTCCGTCGAGACCGGCGTCCCCGTCGGCTTCGGCGTCCTCACCTGCGACACCGAGGAACAGGCCCTGGACCGGGCCGGTATCGAGGGCTCCAGCGAGGACAAGGGCCACGAGGCGGTGACCGCGGCCGTCGCCACGGCGGCCACGCTCCGCTCAGTATCCGAACCGTGGCGCTAGGCCGGTCGGCACTACGCGTAAAGTGGGCGGCACCATGTCCAAGAAGACTTTCGAGGAGCTGTTCACCGAGCTCCAGCACAAGGCAGCCAACGGCGACCCCGCCACCTCCCGCACCGCCGAACTGGTGGACAAGGGGGTCCATGCCATCGGCAAGAAGGTCGTCGAGGAAGCCGCCGAGGTCTGGATGGCCGCCGAGTACGAGGGCAAGGACGCGGCGGCCGAGGAGATCTCCCAGCTGCTGTACCACGTCCAGGTGATGATGGTCGCCCGCGGCATCTCCCTGGACGACGTCTACGCCCACCTGTAAAGCCGGACCCCCTCTTCTCCACCCCTTCACACAAAGGAAGCCGACCTCATGCTGCGCATCGCCGTCCCCAACAAGGGTTCCCTGTCAGGCCCCGCGGGGGAGATGCTGCATGAGGCCGGCTACCAGCAGCGGCGCGAGTCCAAGGAGCTGCGGATCGTCGACCCGGTCAACGAGGTCGAGTTCTTCTACCTCCGCCCCCGCGACATCGCGATCTACGTCTCCTCGGGCAAGCTCGACATCGGCATCACCGGCCGCGACCTGCTGGTCGACTCCGGCGCCCACGCCGAGGAGATCCTCCCGCTCGGCTTCGCCCGCTCCACCTTCCGCTTCGCCGGCAAGCCCGGCGCCGCCACCGGCATCGACGACCTCAAGGGCCGCACCGTAGCCACCTCCTACGAGGGCATCGTCGCCGCCCACCTGGCCGACCGGGGCGTCGACGCCTCCGTCGTCCACCTGGACGGAGCCGTCGAGACCGCCATCGAGCTGGGCGTCGCCGAGGTCATCGCGGACGTCGTGGAGACCGGCACCTCCCTGCGCAACGCGGGCCTGGAGGTCTTCGGCGAGCCCATCATGAAGTCCGAGGCCGTCGTGATCCGCCGCTCGGACGCGGAGCCCGACGAGACCACCGAACCCAAGGTCCAGCAGTTCCTGCGCCGCCTCCAGGGCGTCCTGGTGGCCCGGACCTACGTGATGATGGACTACGACTGCCGGGTCGAGCAGCTGGAGAAGGCCGTCGCGCTCACCCCCGGCCTGGAGTCCCCGACCGTGTCCCCGCTGCACAACGAGGGCTGGGTCGCCGTGCGCGCGATGGTCCCGGCCAAGGAGGCCCAGCGGATCATGGACGACCTGTACGAGATCGGCGCCCGCGCCATCCTGACCACGGCCATCCACGCCTGCCGGCTCTGACCCGCCGCCGCCCCAGGAGCACGCACGGAGCCACGCCATGCCCGACACCACGCCGGACCACCTGCCGGCCCTGCCCGTCACCTTCCGTCCGGGACGCACCCGTGCCGTCCTGATCGTCCTCGCGATCGTCACCTTCGTGACCGTCACGGCGCTCGGGATGCTGCTGGGCGGCCTCGGCCCCGGCGAGCGCGTCAGCTTCGTGCTGACCGCACTCGTCCTGGCCGGCGTGCTGTTCCTGATGGCCCGGCCCCGGGTCGACGCCGACGAGACGGGCGTCACGGTGGTCAACCTGACCGCCAGGCGGCGCCTCGCGTGGCCCGAGATCCTCCGGGTCAACCTCCGTCAGGGCGACCCCTGGGTCTTCCTCGACCTCAGCGACGGCACCAGCCTGCCCGCGCTCGGCATCCAGCCCGGCATCGCCAAGCAGCAGGCCCTCGCCGACGCACGTGCCCTGCGCGACCTCGTGGAGGCCCGGTCCGGTGCCCTCCCCGAGGCGCCGCGCGACTAGACGCGGCGCCGCCGACCCTGCCGCGGGCCCCCTTTTCGTGATTAATCTGGGAACGAGGACGCGGACCTCGCGTGCTCGCCCCCGCCGCTCCGCCCGGTGCGCGGGGTTCCTGCTACCCGAGGAGTGACTCCCTCCGGCGATGGACGGACCGTCCTGCAGTACCTGCGCCGCCCCCTGCTGTGACACCCCACAGGCGGCGGCCTCATGACCACCCCCCTGCTGCTCCTCGCAGCCGCGTTCCTGCTGATCCTCGCCAACGGCTTCTTCGTCGCGGCCGAGTTCGGACTGGTGACCGTGGAACGGCCCGACGCCGAACAGGCCGCCGCGGCCGGCGACCGGCGCGCCCACCGGGTCGTCGAGTCCCTCAAGGAGCTGTCCTTCCAGCTCTCCGGCACCCAGCTCGGGATCACCATCACCTCGCTCGTCGTCGGCATGCTCGCCGAACCGGCGCTGGCCCGGCTGCTCGACGGCCCGTTCACGGCCGTCGGCGTCCCCGACGGCGCCGTGTCCGGCGTGTCGGTCGTCGTCGGCATGCTGCTGGCCTCCGCCGTGCAGATGGTGATCGGCGAACTGGTGCCCAAGAACTGGGCGGTCTCCAAGCCGCTCCAGGTCGCGCGCTTCGTCGCCGGACCCCAACACGCCTTCGCCCGGCTCTTCCACCCGGTGATCGCCGCACTCAACACCGTGGCCAACCGCCTGGTCCGCACGCTGGGCATCGAACCCGCCGAGGAACTGGCCTCCGCCCGCACCCCCGGCGAACTGGTCTCCCTGGCCCGGCACTCCGCCCGGGCCGGCGCCCTGGAACAGGACACCGCCGACCTCTTCGTACGGACCCTCTCCCTCGGCGAACTGACCGCCCAGCACGTCATGACACCCCGCGTGAAGGTCAGCGCGCTGCACTCCTCGGCCACCGCCGAGGACGTCGTCAACCTGACCCGCGCCACCGGCCTGTCCCGCTTCCCCGTGTACCGGGAGAAGATCGACGAGATCGTCGGCATGGTCCACCTCAAGGACGCCCTCGCGGTCCCCGTGCACGACCGGCTGCGCACCCCGGCCGGCCGGATCGCCCGCCCGGCGCTGCTCGTCCCCGAGACCCTGCCCGTGCGACCGCTGCTGACCCGGTTGCGCAGCGAGCAGCCCATCGCGGTCGTGGTCGACGAGTACGGCGGCACGGCCGGAGTCGTCACCCTGGAGGACATCGTCGAGGAGATCGTCGGCGAGGTCCGCGACGAGCACGACGGACTCGACGCACCCGAACTGGCCCCCGCCCCGCCCGAGGACGGCCGCCCCGCCTGGGACGTCGACGGCAGCTGCCGCGTGGACGCCCTGCGCCGCGTCGGCCTGGACGCCCCCGAGGGGCCGTACGAGACCGTGGCCGGACTCGTCGCCGACCTGCTCGGCCGCATCCCGGCCGTCGGCGACCGCGCCGAGCTGCCCGGCTGGCGGCTCTCGGTCCGCCAGGTCGGCCACTACCGCGCCGAGCGGATACGCCTGGTGCGCACTGCCGCGGTCTCCGCCCTGGAGGCCGCCCGATGAGCGTCCTGCAACTCCTCTTCGCCGCACTGCTCGTGCTCGCCAACGGCTTCTTCGTCGGCGCCGAGTTCGCGCTCGTCTCCGTGCGCCGCAGCCAGATCGAACCGCTCGGCACCACCCGCGCCCGGCAGGTGCTGTACGGCCTGGAACGACTGCCGCAGATGATGGCCGCCGCCCAGTTCGGCATCACCGTCTGCTCGCTGACCCTCGGCGCGGTCGCCGAGCCGACCGTCGCGCACCTCCTGGAGCCGGTCTTCGAGTGGATCCACTTGCCGCACGGCATGATCCACCCGCTGGGCTACGTCATCGCGCTGGCCGTCGTGGTCTTCTGCCACCTGGTCATCGGCGAGATGGTCCCGAAGAACCTGGCGATGGCCGCACCCGAGAAGGCCGCGCTGTGGCTCAGCCCCGGCCTGGTCGCCTTCGCCCGCCTGTGCCGGCCGATCACCGTCGCGCTGGGCGCCTGCGCCCAGGGCATCCTGCGGCTCTTCCACGTCGAGCCCAAGGACGAGGTCGAGGCCGTCTTCACCAGCGAGCAGCTCAACCGGCTGGTGGAGGACGCCGGCCAGGCCGGACTGCTCGACCCGGAGGAGCAGGAACGCCTCGAGGACGCCCTGGAACTGGGCTCCCACCCGGTGACGGACGTACTCCTGCCACGTGAGTCCCTGGTGACGGTCAGCCCCTCGGTCACGCCCGGGGAGATCGTCGCGCTCACCGCCCGCACCGGGTACTCGCGCTTCCCGATCGCGGCGGACCAGGGCGCCTTCATGGGGTACCTGCACGTCAAGGACGTCCTCGACCTGGAGGAGTCCGACCGCGCCGTCCCCCAGCACCTGTGGCGCCCGATGACCACGCTGCGCCCCGAGCTCCCCCTGGACGACGCCCTCACGGTGATGCGCCGCGCGGCCACCCACCTGGCCCAGGTCACGGACCCGTCGGGCCGGATCCTCGGTCTGGTCGCCCTGGAGGACGTACTGGAACTCCTGGTCGGCGAGGTACGGGACCCGGCCCACAGAAACAGAGAGGTAACCCTGGCCACGTAACCACGGGCACTCGCGCCGGCGCCGCGGGTATACGCGCCGCCGCCCCGCCGCCGCTGCGGGCAGTCGCGCCGCTGGGGCGGCACGGGTGGGCGGTGGGGGCGCCTCCCAGGCCGTTCAGGCACGGGGGGCACCCCGCAGCGCCGGGCTGTGCCCCCCCGCACCGAGGCTCGGCCTCTACACGGCCGACGGTCCCCCCGGCCCCCGTCCCGACAGCACTTCCCCGTACGCCTGCATCAGATCCGGCAACCGCAACGTGGCCAGATCGTCCCGGGTCAATGCCCCCGGATACACGGACAACCGCAGATCCCGGTACGCACAGCTCTTCTCGTACAGCGTCCGCAGGAACCGCCCGTTCCCCAACTCGTCGATCCACCCCTGATCCACCACGTGCCCGGCGATCGACCGCAACTCGTCCAGCGCCTCCTCGTCCCACACGTCCCCGTTCTCCGCCGCGAGCACCTCACCGATCGAGGTCAGCTCCAGCGGCCGGTACGACGGGAAGTCCACCCGCGTCGTGAAACGCGAGGACAACCCGGGATTGGCGCCCAGCAGCCGGTCCATGCCCTCCGGATAGCCGGCCAGGATCACCACCAGGTGGTCCCGGTTGTCCTCGGCCCGCTTCAGCAGCACCTGGAGTGCCTCGTCGCCGTACGCGTCGCCCTTGCCGTACCCGGAGTTGGACAGGGAGTACGCCTCGTCGACGAAGAGGACACCGCCGAGCGCGGAGTCGATCAGCTCGTTCGCCTTCACGGCGGTCTGGCCCAGGTACTCGCCGACCAGATCCGCCCGCTGCGCCTCCACCAGGTGGTCGCCGCCGAGCAGTCCGAGGGCGTAGAAGACCCGGCCCAGGATGCGGGCCACGGTGGTCTTGCCGGTGCCGGAGGGGCCGGAGAAGACGAAGTGACGTTTGGGCGGCTGCACGGGCAAGCCCTGCCCGGCCCGCAGCCGCGCCATGTTCAGCTGCGCGGATAGCGCCTTGACCTGGCGCTTCACCGGTTCCAGGCCCACCATCCGCTCCAGCTCGGCGAGCGCCTCCTCCAGCAGTGCCGGATCGGTGGGACCGCTGGGCAGGGACGGGTCGGGCCCGCCCGCCTTCTCGCGCACCGACGGCCCGCCGAGCGGAGGCAGCGGGGCGGACAGCGCGGGTTCCGGGGCGGAGACCTTGACGCCGCGCTCCTCGGTGCCGAACAGGGGGTCGAGCCCGTCCAGGCCGTCCGTCCCCGCACCCGCCTGCGCGTACCCCGTGAGGTCGGCCGGGTCGTCGTAGCCGTCGCCCTCGGCGATCGCGGCCAGCCGGGCCGAGGTGTCCATGAAGGCGGGGTCGACGCGGTGCACCGCCCGGTACAGCGGGAGCGCGGCGGCGCTGCGCCCGGTGCCCTCGTGGGCCCGCGCCAGCCAGTAGCGCAGCTCCTTGCGCTGCGGCTGCTCGCTGCGGCACCGCATCAGGGCCGCCGAAAGGAGCGGCTCGGCCTGCCCGTACATCTCCAGGCGGACCCGGGCCATGCCGCTGAACAGCCCCGCCTCGATACCCAGTAAGGGGTCGCCGAGCAGTGGGTCGGTGTGCCGGACGAGCTGCTCCCAGTCCTTGACGAGGTAGGCGCGGCACGCGTGCAGGAAGCGGACCTGCGCGTCGGAGTCCACCGGTGGCAGCCCGGCCAGGGCCCGGTCCAGCTCCGGGACGTGCCGGCCGTCCAGCCAGTGCGAGGCGTGCGCCAGCAGCAGGTCGCGCGGGTTCTCCAGCACGGGCTGCACCCACCAGCCCAGCCAGTACCAGGAGTTGAGCGTCCGGCGGTGGCGGGCCCGCTGCTCGCCGAAGCGGTCGCGGTTGCGGAACATTCGCAGGAGCGCGTTCGTGGTGTCGACGCGCAGCGCGTGCAGTCCCAGCCAGCCGTCGGCCATCGTGGGGTCGATCCGCACCGCCGCCCGGAACTCCTCCTCCGCCTGCGGGTAGGCCC includes:
- a CDS encoding bifunctional 3,4-dihydroxy-2-butanone-4-phosphate synthase/GTP cyclohydrolase II → MSTAPILYSPDGPEDLVLDPVEQAVADIAAGRPVVVVDDENRENEGDLVIAAEKASEEIVAFMMTECRGLICAPMEGEELDRLRLPQMVDDNTESMKTAFTVSVDAGAAHGVTTGISAADRATTLRLLAGGTAEPGDLVRPGHVFPLRARPGGVLVRNGHTEAAVDLARLAGLRPAGAIVEIAGEDGRMLRLPELIPFARKHGLTIISIEDLIAYRRSAEPTVRREAEVRLPTKHGEFTAYGYRSTVDGVEHIALVHGEIGDGEDVLVRVHSECLTGDVFGSQRCDCGPQLDASLDRIQAEGRGVVVYLRGHEGRGIGLMSKLRAYELQERGRDTLDANLELGLPADARDYGAGAQILADLGVRAVRLLTNNPDKSDALERHGITVTGREPMPVQAGEHNLRYLRTKRDRMGHDLPWLDTTPVSTCGNQ
- the ribH gene encoding 6,7-dimethyl-8-ribityllumazine synthase translates to MSGKGAPELSVRNVGDLRVAVIASQWHDKVMDGLVDGALRALHELGIDEPTLLRVPGSFELPVVAKVLAGRGYDAIVALGVVIRGGTPHFDYVCQGVTQGLVQVSVETGVPVGFGVLTCDTEEQALDRAGIEGSSEDKGHEAVTAAVATAATLRSVSEPWR
- a CDS encoding phosphoribosyl-ATP diphosphatase, whose translation is MSKKTFEELFTELQHKAANGDPATSRTAELVDKGVHAIGKKVVEEAAEVWMAAEYEGKDAAAEEISQLLYHVQVMMVARGISLDDVYAHL
- the hisG gene encoding ATP phosphoribosyltransferase, with product MLRIAVPNKGSLSGPAGEMLHEAGYQQRRESKELRIVDPVNEVEFFYLRPRDIAIYVSSGKLDIGITGRDLLVDSGAHAEEILPLGFARSTFRFAGKPGAATGIDDLKGRTVATSYEGIVAAHLADRGVDASVVHLDGAVETAIELGVAEVIADVVETGTSLRNAGLEVFGEPIMKSEAVVIRRSDAEPDETTEPKVQQFLRRLQGVLVARTYVMMDYDCRVEQLEKAVALTPGLESPTVSPLHNEGWVAVRAMVPAKEAQRIMDDLYEIGARAILTTAIHACRL
- a CDS encoding PH domain-containing protein, which translates into the protein MPDTTPDHLPALPVTFRPGRTRAVLIVLAIVTFVTVTALGMLLGGLGPGERVSFVLTALVLAGVLFLMARPRVDADETGVTVVNLTARRRLAWPEILRVNLRQGDPWVFLDLSDGTSLPALGIQPGIAKQQALADARALRDLVEARSGALPEAPRD
- a CDS encoding hemolysin family protein, which produces MTTPLLLLAAAFLLILANGFFVAAEFGLVTVERPDAEQAAAAGDRRAHRVVESLKELSFQLSGTQLGITITSLVVGMLAEPALARLLDGPFTAVGVPDGAVSGVSVVVGMLLASAVQMVIGELVPKNWAVSKPLQVARFVAGPQHAFARLFHPVIAALNTVANRLVRTLGIEPAEELASARTPGELVSLARHSARAGALEQDTADLFVRTLSLGELTAQHVMTPRVKVSALHSSATAEDVVNLTRATGLSRFPVYREKIDEIVGMVHLKDALAVPVHDRLRTPAGRIARPALLVPETLPVRPLLTRLRSEQPIAVVVDEYGGTAGVVTLEDIVEEIVGEVRDEHDGLDAPELAPAPPEDGRPAWDVDGSCRVDALRRVGLDAPEGPYETVAGLVADLLGRIPAVGDRAELPGWRLSVRQVGHYRAERIRLVRTAAVSALEAAR
- a CDS encoding hemolysin family protein, with the protein product MSVLQLLFAALLVLANGFFVGAEFALVSVRRSQIEPLGTTRARQVLYGLERLPQMMAAAQFGITVCSLTLGAVAEPTVAHLLEPVFEWIHLPHGMIHPLGYVIALAVVVFCHLVIGEMVPKNLAMAAPEKAALWLSPGLVAFARLCRPITVALGACAQGILRLFHVEPKDEVEAVFTSEQLNRLVEDAGQAGLLDPEEQERLEDALELGSHPVTDVLLPRESLVTVSPSVTPGEIVALTARTGYSRFPIAADQGAFMGYLHVKDVLDLEESDRAVPQHLWRPMTTLRPELPLDDALTVMRRAATHLAQVTDPSGRILGLVALEDVLELLVGEVRDPAHRNREVTLAT
- a CDS encoding AAA family ATPase, with the protein product MDFGTQGPQAPAELAWLRGVDAYTMGAYPQAEEEFRAAVRIDPTMADGWLGLHALRVDTTNALLRMFRNRDRFGEQRARHRRTLNSWYWLGWWVQPVLENPRDLLLAHASHWLDGRHVPELDRALAGLPPVDSDAQVRFLHACRAYLVKDWEQLVRHTDPLLGDPLLGIEAGLFSGMARVRLEMYGQAEPLLSAALMRCRSEQPQRKELRYWLARAHEGTGRSAAALPLYRAVHRVDPAFMDTSARLAAIAEGDGYDDPADLTGYAQAGAGTDGLDGLDPLFGTEERGVKVSAPEPALSAPLPPLGGPSVREKAGGPDPSLPSGPTDPALLEEALAELERMVGLEPVKRQVKALSAQLNMARLRAGQGLPVQPPKRHFVFSGPSGTGKTTVARILGRVFYALGLLGGDHLVEAQRADLVGEYLGQTAVKANELIDSALGGVLFVDEAYSLSNSGYGKGDAYGDEALQVLLKRAEDNRDHLVVILAGYPEGMDRLLGANPGLSSRFTTRVDFPSYRPLELTSIGEVLAAENGDVWDEEALDELRSIAGHVVDQGWIDELGNGRFLRTLYEKSCAYRDLRLSVYPGALTRDDLATLRLPDLMQAYGEVLSGRGPGGPSAV